One genomic region from Anthonomus grandis grandis chromosome 1, icAntGran1.3, whole genome shotgun sequence encodes:
- the LOC126741367 gene encoding uncharacterized protein LOC126741367, whose product MMSNRFKKMFDNLEKKPETEKLSIDFIDDIGTEIALAKNGSSDQIEQDCNTSFNSINDESSFFVKPQEFILQFFITEIMVDSSDTANNFQFVDLNEATIMSAPVVISTAEYEATNFNIQSKQCAALSPLICNYDDDGLIPVSDPAHPIADHEEINPQIPLKDKDALVKDPDYNTEEEFESDDSLEQEHILLNNNDRGDGNSRERKAKEKSRKRK is encoded by the exons ATGATGTCAAATCGTTTTAAGAAGATGTTTGATAATTTGGAGAAAAAACCAGAG actgAAAAGTTATCAATAGATTTTATAGACGACATTGGTACTGAAATAGCATTAGCAAAGAATGGTTCATCAGACCAAATAGAACAGGACTGTAATACTTCTTTTAATTCTATAAACGACGAATCTTCATTTTTTGTG aaaccACAAGAGTTCATTCTACAATTTTTCATAACAGAAATCATG GTGGATTCATCTGATACAGCCAATAATTTTCAGTTTGTTGATTTAAATGAAGCTACTATAATGTCAGCTCCTGTTGTTATATCAACGGCTGAATATGAagctacaaattttaatatacaaagcAAACAATGTGCTGCATTGTCACCACTAATATGCAATTACGATGATGATGGGTTAATTCCAGTCAGTGACCCCGCCCATCCCATTGCTGATCATGAAGAAATTAATCCCCAAATACCTTTGAAAGATAAGGATGCCTTAGTTAAAGATCCTGATTATAATACAGAGGAAGAGTTTGAATCAGATGATAGTTTGGAACAAGAAcacattcttttaaataataatgatagAGGGGATGGAAATTCTAGAGAGAGAAAAGCGAAAGAAAAATCTAGAAAGAGAAAGTGA
- the LOC126742131 gene encoding uncharacterized protein LOC126742131, giving the protein MAAIDVELFITEVEERPALYNTKQKEYSDKNLKKKLWTELCEKFIENWNELGDKEKNEKGNELQKRWKNLRTCFKREYDAQKNIASGSGAKKRRKYLYFEQLLFLRDSIESRISYNSLEQGTDDVEDNTETREEESEASEATQLRTGAKTDHSRKKIYQKKTHQKTYEESLLQILREKKDTENEIDEDKYFLLSLLPSLKKFNEDQKFIARTEILNVIRRVRMSGSGQNQIPPEANALHHQNTAKSLAVNIPSTSAEGSHYGDYRNSSLHSPTYSYHQEGYNNVIQSSNRNPSYTAAQYISDFSAGQVQVYANTSQQQIDEESEMSSLLELH; this is encoded by the exons atggCTGCTATAGatgttgaattgtttattactgaAGTCGAAGAACGACCAGCATTGTACAATACGAAACAAAAAGAATATtcagataaaaatctaaagaaaaaattatggacTGAATTATGTGAAAAATTCATTGAGAATTGGAATGAACTTGGGGATAAGGAAAAGAATGAAAAAG gtaACGAGTTAcaaaaaagatggaaaaatcTTAGGACATGTTTTAAAAGAGAGTACGATGCTCAAAAGAATATTGCCTCTGGTTCTGGGgctaaaaagagaagaaaatatCTTTACTTTGAGCAGCTTTTATTTCTGCGGGATTCTATAGAAAGCAGAATTAGTTACAACAGTCTCGAACAAGGTACTGATGATGTGGAAGATAACACAGAAACCAGAGAGGAAGAATCAGAAGCTAGTGAAGCTACGCAACTTCGTACTGGTGCCAAGACTGACCAttctagaaagaaaatttaccaAAAGAAAACTCATCAGAAAACATATGAGGAATCTCTGCTTCAGATTTTGAGGGAAAAAAAGGATACAGAGAATGAAATTGAcgaagataaatattttcttttgtctCTACtcccttcattaaaaaaatttaatgaagaccAAAAATTTATTGCACGAACGGAAATCCTGAATGTGATAAGACGCGTTCGTATGTCGGGAAGCGGCCAAAATCAAATTCCTCCTGAAGCAAATGCTTTGCACCACCAAAATACTGCCAAAAGTCTTGCTGTAAATATTCCTTCAACTAGTGCAGAAGGATCACATTATGGAGATTATAGAAATAGTTCTTTGCACTCGCCAACATATTCCTATCACCAAGAAGGTTATAACAATGTTATACAAAGCAGCAATCGCAATCCAAGCTATACTGCAGCACAATATATTTCAGACTTTTCCGCAGGACAGGTACAGGTTTATGCAAATACGTCCCAACAGCAAATTGATGAAGAGTCAGAAATGTCGTCTCTGCTTGAATTACATTAA
- the LOC126741377 gene encoding transcription initiation factor IIA subunit 2 isoform X1 encodes MSYQLYRNTTLGHTLQESLDELLQYGQITPQLASKVLLQFDKSINQILATKVKSRLTFKAGKLNTYRFCDNVWTFMLNDVEFREVQEITKIDKVKIVACDGKNVGEEGSSKK; translated from the exons atgtcCTATCAACTTTATAGAAACACTACATTAGGACACACTTTACAAGAAAGTCTGGATGAATTGCTACAG TATGGACAAATAACACCACAGTTAGCGAGCAAAGTTCTACTACAATTTGACAAGTCAATCAACCAAATTTTGGCAACAAAAGTTAAATCTCGCCTAACCTTCAAAGCTGGAAAACTAAATACTTACCGATTTTGTGATAATGTATGGACCTTCATGTTGAATGATGTGGAGTTCAGGGAGGTGCAAGAAATCACGAAAATCGACAAAGTGAAAATTGTTGCCTGTGATGGAAAAA ATGTTGGAGAGGAGGGGTCatcaaaaaaatga
- the LOC126741377 gene encoding transcription initiation factor IIA subunit 2 isoform X2, producing the protein MSYQLYRNTTLGHTLQESLDELLQYGQITPQLASKVLLQFDKSINQILATKVKSRLTFKAGKLNTYRFCDNVWTFMLNDVEFREVQEITKIDKVKIVACDGKSTDN; encoded by the exons atgtcCTATCAACTTTATAGAAACACTACATTAGGACACACTTTACAAGAAAGTCTGGATGAATTGCTACAG TATGGACAAATAACACCACAGTTAGCGAGCAAAGTTCTACTACAATTTGACAAGTCAATCAACCAAATTTTGGCAACAAAAGTTAAATCTCGCCTAACCTTCAAAGCTGGAAAACTAAATACTTACCGATTTTGTGATAATGTATGGACCTTCATGTTGAATGATGTGGAGTTCAGGGAGGTGCAAGAAATCACGAAAATCGACAAAGTGAAAATTGTTGCCTGTGATGGAAAAAGTactgataattaa
- the LOC126734934 gene encoding protein nessun dorma, giving the protein MDQIITFDKSLKTRLEEYKEVFSCETLPYSKIQSEWGYYLELILDPLGWQALWKIPRVKCEELKISFPTVVLVLVLRVNYSNLEAHVKILAVQDDIHLPEKHFVPLIQLWPTKDQDKSIALDLVSTANCLDMLRFFYIHLLMPWDEDDDVSDWKAAHLLSRLHLYYDLKNGNIPKSTAEHIHALLNEARRLNTKRQQLVSQCGEFDSDIEGSEDQNVETLIEINVRLIEIQNEMHLLENELFRKVILKRQQSEQNEVVKYQEINLKPSIWVICKDATATEYITLLKTIEKLYPDQSLSFALNLHNKLESTKSSEIILLSHSSNHVIKEEGALVDSITVKGIDNIATINSMADDVMFDCIGAECVFENIIINCIKTQCAILIRQDSNVTLKNCQIIGDESSTTHQGILVLRGAKLTLINCEIKGFSVALVGNSESTIDIKDTVIKGAISGIKIYDNCNISIYRTELRECKEYGVVIESDKQDGTDLISFEDLSGFSYIKMRNVTGVNNGKGNIKNKNSKIKAIEDLFENPDLYPTILVDSDEDSPENDSSDLNDTVLEVKRFKDDVVEADY; this is encoded by the exons ATGGACCAAATAATAACCTTTGATAAGAGCCTTAAAACCAGACTAGAAGAGTATAAAGAAGTATTTTCCTGTGAAACTCTACCCTACTCCAAAATCCAAAGTGAATGGGGCTATTATTTGGAGCTAATTTTGGACCCCCTTGGCTGGCAAGCACTCTGGAAAATACCGAGAGTTAAATGTGAAGagttaaaaatatcttttccaACAGTTGTCTTAGTCTTAGTTCTTCGTGTAAACTATTCGAACCTCGAGGCTCATGTAAAAATTTTAGCAGTCCAAGATGACATTCATTTGCCTGAAAAGCACTTTGTGCCGTTAATACAGTTGTGGCCGACAAAGGATCAAGATAAAAGTATTGCCTTAGATTTAGTTTCTACTGCAAATTGTTTGGATATGCTTCGATTCTTTTATATTCATTTGCTTATGCCTTGGGATGAGGATGATGATGTTTCTGATTGGAAAGCTGCACATTTACTTAGCAG GTTGCACctttattatgatttaaaaaatggaaatattccAAAGTCAACTGCAGAACACATTCATGCTTTACTGAATGAGGCCAGAAGACTAAATACTAAGAGGCAGCAATTGGTATCTCAGTGTGGGGAATTTGATAGTGATATTGAAGGAAGTGAAG ATCAAAATGTAGAAACCCTTATAGAAATTAATGTCCGCCTAATAGAAATTCAGAATGAGATGCATCTGTTAGAGAATGAATTGTTTAGAAAAGTAATCTTAAAGAGGCAACAAAGTGAGCAAAACGAAGTGGTTAAATATCAGGAAATTAATTTGAAACCTAGCATCTGGGTAATTTGTAAAGATG cGACAGCTACTGAGTACATAACACTTCTTAAAACTATTGAAAAGCTTTACCCTGACCAAAGTCTTTCATTTGCCCTTAACCTTCACAATAAACTGGAATCAACTAAATCCAGTGAGATTATTTTGCTCAGTCATAGTAGTAATCATGTCATAAAAGAAGAAGGCGCACTAGTTGATAGTATTACAGTAAAAGGAATCGATAATATAGCCACTATTAATTCTATGGCTGATGATGTTATGTTCGATTGCATTGGTGCCGAATGTGTatttgaaaatatcattataaATTGTATCAAGACTCAATGTGCCATTTTAATTAGGCAAGACAGCAATGTCAcattaaaaaattgccaaattaTTGGCGATGAATCGTCCACAACTCATCAAGGGATTTTGGTCCTAAGGGGAGCAAAATTGACCCTCATCAACTGTGAAATAAAAGGGTTTTCTGTGGCTTTAGTTGGTAACAGTGAAAGCACAATTGATATAAAAGATACTGTGATCAAAGGAGCCATTTCTGGCATCAAAATTTATGATAATTgtaatataagtatttatagAACTGAGTTGAGGGAGTGTAAGGAATATGGAGTAGTAATTGAAAGTGATAAGCAGGATGGTACggatttaatttcatttgaaGATTTGTCCGG ttttagttATATCAAAATGAGAAATGTCACAGGCGTTAATAACGGCAAgggaaatatcaaaaataaaaactccaaaATTAAGGCTATTGAAGACCTTTTTGAAAACCCAGATTTGTATCCTACAATCTTGGTAGACTCTGATGAAGACTCACCAGAAAACGATTCTTCAGACTTAAATGATACTGTGTTAGAAGTTAAGAGGTTTAAAGATGATGTTGTAGAGGCGGATTATTGA